The following proteins come from a genomic window of Pseudomonas putida:
- the crp gene encoding cAMP-activated global transcriptional regulator CRP — protein sequence MVASALPAKIKNIDKLLVHCQRRRYTAKSNIICAGDRAETLSFIIKGSVTILIEDDDGHEMIIAYLNNGDFFGELGLFEPVDGEQQRSAWVRAKTECEVAEISYEKFRELARQDPEILYALGSQMAQRLRNTTRKVGDLAFFDVTGRVARCLLELCKQPDAMTHPDGMQIKITRQEIGRIVGCSREMVGRVLKDLEERSLVQVKGKTMVVYGTR from the coding sequence ATGGTTGCCTCCGCCCTACCCGCCAAGATTAAGAACATCGACAAGCTGCTGGTGCACTGCCAGCGCCGCCGCTACACCGCCAAAAGCAATATCATCTGCGCCGGCGACCGGGCCGAGACACTGTCGTTCATCATCAAGGGTTCGGTCACCATCCTCATCGAGGACGATGACGGCCATGAAATGATCATCGCCTACCTCAACAATGGCGATTTCTTTGGCGAGCTAGGCCTGTTCGAGCCCGTTGATGGCGAGCAGCAGCGCAGTGCCTGGGTACGCGCCAAGACCGAATGCGAAGTGGCCGAAATCAGCTACGAAAAGTTTCGCGAACTGGCGCGCCAGGACCCTGAAATCCTCTACGCCCTGGGCAGTCAAATGGCCCAGCGCCTGCGCAACACTACGCGCAAGGTTGGCGATTTGGCATTTTTCGACGTGACCGGGCGAGTTGCCCGTTGCCTGCTGGAGCTGTGCAAGCAGCCCGACGCCATGACCCACCCCGATGGCATGCAGATCAAGATTACCCGTCAGGAAATCGGCCGAATCGTCGGTTGCTCCCGGGAAATGGTCGGCCGCGTTCTAAAGGATTTGGAGGAACGCAGCCTGGTGCAGGTCAAGGGTAAGACCATGGTGGTCTACGGTACCCGCTAG
- a CDS encoding OsmC family protein — protein MKARIQWAGEAMFLGESGSGHVVVMDGPPEAGGRNLGVRPMEMLLLGLGGCSSFDVVSILKKSRQAVESCEAFLEAERASEDPKVFTKIHMNFVVKGRGLKEAQVKRAVELSAEKYCSASIMLERAGVEITHGYEIVELG, from the coding sequence ATGAAGGCACGTATCCAGTGGGCCGGTGAGGCAATGTTCCTCGGCGAATCGGGGAGCGGCCATGTCGTCGTGATGGACGGCCCGCCCGAGGCCGGCGGCCGCAACCTGGGCGTGCGACCGATGGAAATGCTGTTGCTGGGCCTGGGTGGCTGCAGCAGCTTTGACGTGGTGAGCATTCTGAAGAAGTCGCGCCAGGCAGTGGAAAGCTGTGAGGCATTTCTTGAAGCGGAGCGCGCCAGCGAAGACCCCAAGGTGTTCACCAAGATTCACATGAACTTCGTGGTTAAAGGGCGTGGGCTGAAAGAAGCGCAGGTCAAGCGGGCGGTGGAGCTGTCGGCGGAAAAGTACTGCTCGGCTTCGATCATGCTTGAGCGTGCCGGGGTTGAGATTACCCATGGGTATGAAATCGTAGAGCTGGGTTAA
- a CDS encoding DUF2157 domain-containing protein, with protein MTDRFDAKDLARAVQAGILQPGQDQSLLAFLRQQPTPRGSFQLAHVAFYFGAMLIMAAMGWLLTEAWMSLGDSALLIIASLYILLITLFALNLQRRAQPVAAGVLAAVAVSIVPLAVFAIERMLGWWPLDDAQADYHQYYTYVQGGWLAMEAATVLAGLLMLRLIPYPFVVMPIAVALWFMSMDLSEWFFGSPFSWEQRRQVSLWFGLGLLVVFLVIDGRTREDYARWGYLAGLAAFWGGLTLLDSGSELGKALYCLINIALMGMAVLLRRPVFMVFGALGVAAYLGYLSYEVFAQSLLFPVVLTMIGLGVIWLGLVYQKRRERLSQALRSNLPQWLRMALPALRN; from the coding sequence ATGACGGATCGATTCGACGCCAAGGACCTGGCGCGCGCCGTGCAAGCAGGCATTCTCCAACCAGGCCAGGACCAAAGCCTGTTGGCATTCCTGCGCCAGCAGCCCACACCACGTGGCAGCTTTCAGCTGGCCCATGTTGCCTTCTACTTTGGCGCCATGCTGATCATGGCGGCAATGGGTTGGTTGCTCACCGAGGCCTGGATGAGCCTCGGTGACAGCGCGCTGTTGATCATCGCCAGCCTCTATATCCTGCTGATCACCTTGTTCGCCCTCAATCTGCAACGCCGCGCCCAGCCCGTCGCCGCTGGCGTGCTGGCAGCAGTAGCCGTCAGCATCGTGCCGCTGGCGGTATTCGCTATCGAACGCATGCTCGGCTGGTGGCCACTGGACGATGCGCAGGCCGACTACCACCAGTACTACACCTACGTGCAGGGTGGCTGGCTGGCGATGGAAGCAGCCACGGTGCTTGCCGGGCTGCTAATGCTTCGGCTGATCCCCTACCCGTTCGTTGTCATGCCAATCGCCGTGGCCTTGTGGTTCATGTCGATGGACCTTAGCGAGTGGTTCTTCGGCTCCCCGTTCAGTTGGGAGCAGCGTCGCCAGGTATCCCTGTGGTTTGGGCTGGGCTTGCTGGTGGTTTTCCTCGTGATAGACGGCCGCACGCGTGAGGACTACGCCCGTTGGGGTTACCTCGCCGGGCTGGCAGCATTCTGGGGCGGGTTGACGCTGCTGGACAGCGGCAGTGAGTTGGGCAAGGCCCTGTACTGCCTGATCAACATTGCGCTGATGGGCATGGCGGTACTGCTGCGCCGGCCGGTGTTCATGGTGTTTGGTGCACTGGGGGTGGCGGCTTATCTGGGATATCTGTCGTACGAGGTGTTTGCCCAGTCGTTGCTGTTCCCGGTGGTGCTAACCATGATCGGGCTGGGGGTTATCTGGCTTGGCCTGGTTTACCAAAAGCGCCGGGAGCGGTTGAGCCAGGCGCTAAGAAGCAATCTTCCGCAATGGTTGCGAATGGCCCTTCCGGCGCTGCGCAACTGA
- the coq7 gene encoding 2-polyprenyl-3-methyl-6-methoxy-1,4-benzoquinone monooxygenase: MATERHYSPLDRLLLQADTAMRTLLPFSGQPARPSPAIVQPDADLDEQQARHIAGLMRINHTGEVCAQALYQGQALTAKLPEVRKAMEHAAEEEIDHLAWCEQRIRQLNSHPSVLNPLFYGMSFGIGALAGLVSDKVSLGFVAATEHQVCKHLDEHLEQLPHEDEKSRAILEQMRIDEEQHAESALEAGGYRFPAPVRFGMSLLAKVMTKSTYRI; encoded by the coding sequence ATGGCTACCGAACGTCACTACTCGCCGCTCGACCGCTTGTTGCTGCAGGCCGATACTGCCATGCGCACCTTGCTGCCATTCAGCGGCCAACCCGCCCGGCCATCGCCGGCCATCGTCCAGCCAGACGCTGACCTGGACGAGCAACAGGCCCGTCATATTGCCGGGCTGATGCGCATCAACCATACCGGTGAAGTCTGCGCCCAGGCGTTGTACCAAGGCCAGGCCCTGACCGCCAAGTTGCCGGAAGTGCGCAAGGCCATGGAGCATGCCGCTGAGGAAGAAATCGACCACCTGGCCTGGTGCGAACAGCGCATTCGCCAGCTGAACAGCCACCCGAGCGTGCTCAACCCTCTGTTCTACGGCATGTCGTTCGGCATTGGCGCACTGGCCGGGCTGGTCAGCGACAAGGTCAGCCTGGGCTTCGTCGCCGCTACCGAACATCAGGTGTGCAAGCACCTCGACGAGCACCTGGAGCAGCTCCCGCACGAAGATGAAAAATCCCGGGCCATTCTCGAGCAAATGCGCATCGACGAAGAGCAGCACGCCGAGTCTGCACTGGAGGCCGGTGGTTATCGCTTCCCGGCCCCCGTCCGCTTTGGCATGAGCTTGCTGGCCAAGGTCATGACCAAAAGCACATACCGCATCTGA
- a CDS encoding HIT domain-containing protein produces the protein MDDLFLKIINREIPADIIYEDDQILAFKDIAPAAPVHFLVIPKKHIRTLNDLTEEDKALAGHILFTAQRLAVEQGCEEGFRVVMNCNPKGGQTVYHIHMHVLGQRQMNWPPG, from the coding sequence GTGGACGATCTATTCCTCAAAATCATCAACCGGGAAATCCCGGCAGATATCATCTATGAAGACGACCAGATCCTGGCCTTCAAGGACATTGCACCCGCGGCACCGGTACATTTTCTGGTCATCCCGAAAAAGCACATTCGCACCCTCAATGACCTGACCGAAGAAGACAAGGCCCTGGCTGGCCACATCCTGTTCACCGCCCAGCGCCTGGCTGTCGAACAAGGCTGCGAGGAAGGTTTCCGCGTGGTCATGAACTGCAACCCCAAAGGCGGCCAGACCGTCTACCACATCCATATGCACGTGCTTGGCCAGCGCCAGATGAACTGGCCACCGGGCTGA
- a CDS encoding SDR family NAD(P)-dependent oxidoreductase, which translates to MTRYAMITGASSGLGLALAEALARRGRNLILVARQRETLEPVAMELTQRFGVEVLFRACDLSQPLRLSGFVLELEEGERRIDLLVNCAGLRTYGPFLAHEWADEQDLLEVNVLALSRLCHAIGNLMAVQGGGQILNVAGLAGVAPGPWMAAYAASKAYVLSFSQALREELKRTGIKVSVLCPGPVRSARRRIARLDGKPRCLSPEEVALYTVRALDKNRALIMPGRRNRWLAFAPRLLPRWLVRKLAGAIHRRYCPLGME; encoded by the coding sequence ATGACCCGTTACGCCATGATCACTGGTGCTTCCAGCGGCCTGGGCCTGGCCTTGGCGGAAGCGCTGGCACGGCGCGGGCGCAACCTGATCCTGGTGGCACGCCAACGAGAAACGCTGGAGCCTGTCGCCATGGAGCTGACCCAGCGTTTTGGTGTCGAGGTGCTGTTCCGCGCCTGCGACCTCAGTCAGCCGTTGCGCCTTTCAGGCTTCGTGCTAGAGCTGGAAGAAGGTGAGCGGCGTATCGATTTGCTGGTCAACTGCGCGGGCTTGCGCACCTATGGGCCGTTCCTGGCCCATGAATGGGCCGACGAACAAGACCTGCTGGAGGTCAACGTGCTGGCCCTGAGCCGCCTGTGCCACGCCATCGGTAACCTGATGGCTGTGCAGGGTGGCGGGCAGATTCTCAACGTCGCCGGCCTGGCCGGGGTGGCGCCTGGCCCATGGATGGCCGCCTATGCCGCCAGCAAGGCCTACGTTTTGAGCTTTTCCCAGGCCCTGCGCGAAGAACTGAAACGCACCGGCATCAAGGTCTCGGTACTGTGCCCTGGCCCAGTACGCTCCGCACGCAGGCGCATTGCGCGGCTCGATGGCAAGCCGCGCTGTCTCAGCCCAGAGGAAGTGGCGCTGTACACCGTGCGGGCACTGGACAAGAACCGCGCGCTGATCATGCCCGGTCGGCGCAACCGCTGGCTGGCGTTCGCCCCGCGGCTGCTGCCGCGCTGGCTGGTGCGCAAGCTGGCCGGGGCCATCCACCGCCGCTATTGCCCCTTAGGCATGGAATAG
- a CDS encoding nitronate monooxygenase translates to MSLPASLEQRLRLPVVAAPMFLISNPQLVLACCASGVVGSFPALNQRDSAGFKAWLEEIEAGLAQLQAPAPYAVNLIVHPTNPRLQADLALCVAHRVPIVITSLGAVKEVVDAVHDYGGLVLHDVTTRRHAEKAAEAGVDGLIAVAAGAGGHAGTWSPFALAAEIRQFFDKTLLLAGCINHGHEILAAQLLGADLVYMGTRFIATTESQAQGAYKQMLLDAHAADIIHTPVVSGIPASFLRQSLEQAGYDMNALKGGQVQGKLKPIDDEAKAWKTVWSAGQGVGAIHDLPSASALIERLHGEYRQALERCQVLRASTL, encoded by the coding sequence ATGTCGCTACCTGCCTCGCTCGAGCAACGCCTGCGGCTGCCCGTGGTTGCCGCGCCGATGTTCCTCATTTCCAACCCCCAACTGGTGCTGGCCTGCTGCGCCAGCGGCGTGGTTGGCAGTTTCCCGGCCCTGAACCAACGCGACAGCGCTGGCTTCAAGGCTTGGCTGGAAGAGATCGAGGCAGGCCTGGCTCAACTGCAGGCGCCAGCGCCCTACGCTGTCAACCTGATCGTCCACCCGACCAACCCGCGCCTGCAGGCCGACTTGGCTTTGTGCGTCGCACACCGTGTCCCAATCGTTATCACCAGCCTGGGGGCAGTAAAGGAAGTGGTCGATGCCGTACACGACTACGGCGGCCTGGTCCTCCACGATGTCACCACCCGCCGGCATGCCGAGAAAGCAGCCGAAGCCGGTGTCGATGGCCTTATCGCCGTCGCCGCAGGCGCAGGCGGCCATGCCGGCACCTGGAGCCCGTTCGCCCTGGCCGCAGAAATTCGCCAGTTCTTCGACAAGACCCTGTTGCTGGCTGGCTGCATCAACCACGGCCACGAAATCCTGGCCGCACAACTGCTGGGGGCGGACCTGGTGTACATGGGCACGCGCTTCATAGCCACCACAGAAAGCCAGGCCCAGGGCGCCTACAAACAGATGCTGCTGGATGCCCATGCCGCCGACATCATCCACACCCCAGTGGTGTCCGGCATCCCAGCCAGCTTCCTGCGCCAGAGCCTGGAGCAGGCCGGCTACGACATGAACGCCCTCAAGGGGGGGCAGGTGCAAGGCAAGCTCAAGCCAATCGATGACGAAGCCAAGGCCTGGAAGACCGTATGGTCAGCGGGCCAGGGCGTCGGAGCCATCCATGACCTGCCCAGCGCCAGCGCATTGATCGAGCGCCTGCATGGCGAGTACCGACAAGCCCTGGAACGCTGCCAGGTTTTGCGCGCCAGCACCTTGTAG
- the hemJ gene encoding protoporphyrinogen oxidase HemJ — MLYLWIKALHIVSVVCWFAGLFYLPRLFVYHAQSQDSISQERFVTMERKLYRGIMNPAMIATYVFGAWMLYLNPGWLSQGWLHAKLTLVILLTGYHHVCGAQRKRFANGTNTRSHVYYRWFNEVPVLILLGIVILVVVKPF; from the coding sequence ATGCTTTACCTATGGATCAAAGCGCTGCATATCGTCAGCGTGGTCTGCTGGTTCGCCGGCCTGTTCTACCTGCCCAGGCTGTTCGTCTACCACGCCCAGAGCCAGGACAGCATCAGCCAGGAACGCTTCGTGACCATGGAGCGCAAGCTGTATCGCGGCATCATGAACCCGGCGATGATCGCCACCTACGTCTTTGGCGCCTGGATGCTGTACCTCAATCCCGGCTGGCTGAGCCAGGGGTGGCTGCATGCCAAGCTCACCCTGGTCATCCTGCTGACCGGCTACCATCATGTGTGCGGTGCCCAGCGCAAACGCTTCGCCAATGGCACCAACACCCGCAGCCACGTCTACTATCGCTGGTTCAACGAAGTGCCCGTGCTGATCCTGCTGGGTATCGTCATTCTGGTGGTGGTGAAACCGTTCTGA